A region from the Silene latifolia isolate original U9 population chromosome 7, ASM4854445v1, whole genome shotgun sequence genome encodes:
- the LOC141590287 gene encoding uncharacterized protein LOC141590287, translating into METKCSKSLVDPLFRSFGYSFSYSIDAVDTRGGLWMGFKVQLVFDVVHVCQNFILVKVNECNGRLWYLCLFYDEPSTAKRVDVWEYAYQWLYNLEAPFLIMGDFNQVEYTWDKQSNSTNRIDGLDIFCDWKSSLRLMDISFKGPKFTWCNNREGDHIVFERLDKAYGSSDWRSIYPDSGIIHYPIQISDYAPIVFDSNPVENKERKPYKMDAWNLEHSECMEWMLGIWNIVSVWRLYARNGILNL; encoded by the coding sequence atggAAACCAAGTGTAGTAAATCCCTAGTTGATCCTCTCTTTAGGTCTTTTGGGTACTCCTTTAGTTATAGTATTGATGCAGTTGACACTAGAGGAGGGTTGTGGATGGGTTTTAAAGTACAATTAGTTTTTGATGTAGTCCATGTATGCCAAAACTTTATTTTGGTCAAAGTTAATGAATGCAACGGACGATTATGGTACTTGTGTTTGTTCTATGATGAGCCTTCTACTGCTAAAAGGGTTGATGTATGGGAATATGCCTATCAATGGCTCTATAATTTAGAGGCTCCTTTCTTAATCATGGGAGACTTTAACCAAGTGGAGTATACTTGGGATAAGCAAAGTAATTCCACTAATAGAATCGATGGCCTTGATATTTTTTGTGACTGGAAATCATCGCTCCGTCTAATGGACATCTCCTTCAAGGGACCTAAGTTTACGTGGTGTAATAATAGGGAAGGAGACCATATTGTATTTGAAAGACTGGACAAGGCTTATGGTTCGTCAGATTGGCGAAGTATCTACCCAGACTCTGGAATTATTCACTATCCTATACAAATTTCAGACTATGCACCAATTGTGTTTGACTCTAATCCAGtggaaaataaggaaaggaaaccATATAAGATGGATGCTTGGAATTTGGAACATAGTGAGTGTATGGAATGGATGCTTGGAATTTGGAACATAGTGAGTGTATGGAGATTATACGCTCGAAATGGCATACTAAATTTATAG